A region of Argentina anserina chromosome 5, drPotAnse1.1, whole genome shotgun sequence DNA encodes the following proteins:
- the LOC126795245 gene encoding LOW QUALITY PROTEIN: uncharacterized protein LOC126795245 (The sequence of the model RefSeq protein was modified relative to this genomic sequence to represent the inferred CDS: substituted 1 base at 1 genomic stop codon), giving the protein MGLHSLSTSASLSFWNLFLNPRNPTLHQFGFLSTTFASPLRTSSRACKIGRQRSVCGRVSCSLLKVEEDINDESCELVSGIELSVGEGEDSINAHLFKAVKNNNGTGILLLSDIFGFEDSSTREFAYRVAXNGYNVLLPDLFRGDPWTKHKPKTLFDEWIVKQEPQRIAKDIATSTKWMVDEFLAIGISKKLGLVGFCFGGGKVIDELARDQGAYFGIGVSFYGTRIDLSVASDVKVPVLFISGDNDPLCPVNVLENTEKIIGRVSRLVTFKGRGHGFAHRPQSAEEDEDAEKAFLIMRNWLNDGLVALTE; this is encoded by the exons ATGGGGCTACACTCACTTTCGACTTCTGCTTCCTTAAGCTTCTGGAACTTGTTTCTCAATCCCAGAAACCCAACTCTTCACCAATTTGGGTTCCTCTCAACAACTTTTGCTTCTCCTCTGCGCACCTCTTCA AGAGCATGCAAAATTGGTCGTCAAAGATCAGTATGCGGAAGAGTCAGTTGTAGCTTACTAAAAGTGGAAGAGGACATAAATGATGAGTCATGCGAACTAGTCAGTGGAATTGAACTTTCAGTTGGCGAGGGTGAAGATAGCATCAATGCTCATCTCTTCAAAGCagtgaaaaataataatggaACTGGTATATTGCTCTTGTCTGATATCTTTGGGTTTGAAGATTCATCCACAAGAGAGTTTGCGTACCGTGTTGCTTGAAATGGTTATAA TGTGTTACTTCCAGACCTATTTCGTGGAGATCCATGGACAAAGCACAAACCAAAGACTTTGTTTGATGAATGGATTGTGAAACAAGAACCTCAGAGGATTGCAAAAGATATTGCCACATCGACAAAGTGGATGGTGGACGAATTTTTGGCTATAGGAATCTCAAAGAAGCTTGGTTTGGTTGGTTTTTGCTTTGGTGGTGGCAAAGTAATTGATGAGCTAGCCAGGGACCAGGGTGCTTATTTTGGTATTGGGGTCTCCTTTTATGGAACAAGGATCGACCTCAGTGTAGCTTCTGATGTTAAGGTTCCCGTATTGTTTATCTCAGGGGACAATGACCCACTTTGCCCAGTCAATGTCCTGGAGAACACTGAGAAAATCATTGGTAGGGTGTCTAGGCTGGTGACTTTCAAGGGAAGAGGTCACGGGTTTGCCCACCGACCTCAGTCtgctgaagaagatgaagatgcagAGAAGGCTTTCCTGATTATGAGAAATTGGCTCAATGATGGCTTGGTTGCACTAACTGAATGA